Genomic segment of Ewingella sp. CoE-038-23:
AATTACACATTTAACGGATGTACTTTCATAGATTGTAATTTTAATGGAAGTAAGATTACTGACTGTGAATTTCATAAATGCTCTTTCTCTGAATGTATATTTTATAAAACAAACTTTTCCTCATCATATATTGATCCAACGTCTTTTAAGTTTTCATCGATGTGGCACTGGCATTGGGCAAACGTTAATGCTTGGCTTTTCCAATCTTTATATAAAAATTCAAAAGATATGCATCAGGAGAAATTCGCGATGCAAGCTGATAAAAAATTTCAATTCTATAGGCGATATGAGTATCTGCGTGGACAGAAGCCACAATTAATGAAGTTTTTTAAAAGTCTTTTTTATGACTATATGCTTGGCTATGGTTACGGTATTAAAAATGCCTTAACTCTAACTTTATTTATTGTTACAGGGTTTGCATATTTCATTGAAGGTAACCTCGAAAAATCTGACAATAGTTTCTTTAACGCTTTATATTTTTCTGTTGTTTCATTCACAACTGTGGGTTATGGAGATATAACACCTCACCTCAATATTATTCCAACATCAATTACAATAATCTTTCTTCTTATATCAATGGCATGGTGTGCTGTAGTTACAGCGATAATTGTCAAAAGGATTGTAAGGTGATGTCTTATTTAATCTTAGAGTGTGGCTCTGCGGCACGTGGGGATACAAATACTAACAGTGACAGAGACTTAGTATGTATTTGGTCGGATAACCCACCTAATTACTCTGCCTTCAAAGAAGCATATGGTGAAGTAATGTTTTATTCTCTACATTCTATCAAAAAAATGAGTGCGAAAGGATCTCTTTTCC
This window contains:
- a CDS encoding ion channel translates to MRKISLIFSVIKEKTLRAWYWKRRDNIQLPKINEEVTNNCQINKLIGNEVILSRISFPDKITSKNELRVKNITFRKCIFSQLNINNYTFNGCTFIDCNFNGSKITDCEFHKCSFSECIFYKTNFSSSYIDPTSFKFSSMWHWHWANVNAWLFQSLYKNSKDMHQEKFAMQADKKFQFYRRYEYLRGQKPQLMKFFKSLFYDYMLGYGYGIKNALTLTLFIVTGFAYFIEGNLEKSDNSFFNALYFSVVSFTTVGYGDITPHLNIIPTSITIIFLLISMAWCAVVTAIIVKRIVR